From Desulfomonilia bacterium, a single genomic window includes:
- the hrpB gene encoding ATP-dependent helicase HrpB, whose translation MQELPVAEILPDLKKVLAKKNAAVLSAAAGAGKTTLVPPALLDEPWLEGRKIIMLEPRRLAAYAAAARMASIMGENIGETIGYRTRLDTKVGMNTRIEVVTEGILTRMLQKDPSLIEAGLVIFDEFHERSIHADLGLALCMDSQEALRSDLRIIIMSATLDTNAVSALLGNAPVISCEGRLWPVETRYLPLTAAKGKAADQHVERHVALSIMKALACEPGSILVFLPGAPEIRRVERFLGRTGLPDDVIIAPLYSMLTADEQKNAIMPAPAGMRKVVLATSIAETSLTIEGINVVIDSGYSRVPRFDKGSGMTWLETVRVSRTSADQRRGRAGRTGPGVCYRLWDEKSETLLKQDNDPEILNADLIPLALELLRWGIKSPSELKWMDVPDESSFRHAVGLLAELDAVDERGRITPAGKVMNSLGIHPRLARMIIMGKSLGQGALACEIAAILGEKDFLDKNPGSRQSDMRLRLDALHSAGKFDNEYYHGVSVIKRINKTAEQLKKQMKISDAGENDVDMTGVLLGFAYPDRIAQRRFGKNPRFLLSGGKGAWLDDTDSLADEEFITVASLDGDKQEAAIFLAAPVKRQALLEHFSSHIKTESICVWNDDVMGVISSTRESLGSIIISEKQTDKPDIYLMEKAFIDGIRKNGLGILPWSNESIQLRARINFMFNSNTDGKWPDVSDESLLEGLESWLMPHLDGVSRISQISGPDIIRALTSILSWHQQIELNSLAPTHIRVPSGFSVRLDYSKGDIPVLAVKLQEMFGCRSTPTVAGSIPVILHLLSPAGRPVQVTRDIMGFWKGAYNDVRKELKGRYPKHPWPENPLEAIPTKKTKNRTKV comes from the coding sequence ATGCAAGAACTTCCTGTTGCTGAAATCCTGCCCGATCTGAAGAAGGTCCTGGCGAAGAAAAACGCCGCCGTCCTGAGCGCCGCTGCCGGCGCCGGGAAGACAACACTTGTACCTCCTGCGCTGCTTGATGAACCGTGGCTTGAAGGGAGGAAGATCATAATGCTTGAACCAAGAAGACTTGCAGCATATGCCGCCGCCGCGAGGATGGCGTCAATTATGGGAGAAAATATCGGAGAAACAATAGGCTACCGTACAAGACTGGATACAAAGGTGGGCATGAATACCAGAATAGAGGTTGTCACTGAGGGCATCCTTACCAGAATGCTTCAGAAAGATCCCTCTTTGATCGAAGCAGGTTTGGTTATATTCGACGAATTTCATGAGCGAAGCATTCATGCCGATCTTGGACTGGCCCTGTGCATGGATTCACAAGAGGCTCTGAGATCGGACCTCAGAATTATCATAATGTCGGCCACCCTGGATACGAATGCAGTATCAGCCCTGCTCGGAAATGCGCCCGTTATTTCTTGCGAAGGCCGTTTATGGCCGGTGGAAACAAGATACCTGCCTTTGACTGCAGCAAAAGGAAAGGCTGCAGATCAGCATGTTGAAAGACACGTCGCCCTCTCGATCATGAAAGCCCTTGCCTGCGAGCCGGGCAGCATACTTGTCTTCCTTCCGGGTGCACCTGAAATCAGAAGGGTCGAGCGATTCCTTGGCAGGACCGGGCTGCCTGATGATGTCATCATTGCACCTCTTTACTCGATGCTAACGGCAGACGAGCAGAAAAACGCGATCATGCCTGCCCCGGCAGGGATGAGGAAAGTCGTACTTGCCACCTCTATTGCAGAAACATCGCTTACTATTGAAGGAATAAATGTCGTAATAGATTCCGGATACTCGCGCGTTCCCAGGTTTGATAAGGGAAGCGGCATGACATGGCTTGAGACTGTCCGTGTTTCCAGGACATCGGCTGATCAGCGCAGGGGAAGGGCAGGCAGGACAGGACCGGGTGTATGCTACAGACTCTGGGATGAAAAATCAGAAACGCTGCTGAAGCAGGATAATGACCCGGAAATACTTAATGCAGACCTGATACCTCTTGCGCTTGAACTGCTGCGATGGGGAATAAAATCCCCGTCCGAACTGAAATGGATGGATGTGCCTGATGAATCGTCCTTCAGGCATGCTGTAGGCCTTCTTGCCGAACTTGATGCGGTTGATGAAAGAGGCAGGATCACACCCGCAGGTAAAGTTATGAACTCACTTGGAATCCACCCGAGACTTGCCCGTATGATTATCATGGGCAAGTCTTTGGGTCAAGGCGCACTCGCCTGCGAAATCGCCGCAATTCTCGGTGAAAAGGATTTTCTTGATAAGAATCCCGGCTCCAGGCAATCGGATATGAGGTTGAGACTGGACGCACTGCATTCAGCAGGCAAATTCGATAATGAATATTATCATGGAGTCTCAGTCATAAAAAGAATCAATAAGACTGCAGAGCAGCTGAAGAAACAAATGAAGATTTCAGATGCCGGAGAAAACGATGTTGATATGACCGGAGTCCTCCTGGGTTTCGCATACCCCGACCGCATTGCACAGCGCCGCTTTGGGAAAAACCCCAGATTCCTTCTGTCCGGCGGCAAGGGCGCCTGGCTTGACGATACCGATTCCCTTGCAGATGAAGAGTTCATAACAGTTGCAAGTCTTGACGGCGACAAGCAGGAGGCAGCAATATTTCTTGCCGCACCAGTTAAAAGGCAGGCACTCCTGGAACATTTCTCATCGCATATAAAAACCGAATCCATTTGCGTCTGGAACGATGATGTCATGGGTGTGATCTCATCCACAAGAGAGTCTCTAGGCAGCATCATCATAAGTGAAAAACAAACAGATAAACCGGATATTTATTTAATGGAAAAAGCTTTTATTGACGGGATAAGAAAAAACGGGCTTGGCATCCTGCCCTGGAGCAATGAATCCATTCAATTAAGGGCAAGGATTAACTTCATGTTTAATTCCAACACCGACGGAAAATGGCCTGATGTTTCGGACGAATCCCTTCTCGAAGGCCTCGAAAGCTGGCTGATGCCACATCTCGACGGGGTTTCACGTATCTCTCAGATATCCGGACCGGACATAATCAGAGCACTTACTTCGATTCTATCATGGCATCAACAGATAGAGCTTAACTCACTTGCACCAACACACATCCGTGTCCCGTCAGGCTTTTCTGTAAGGCTCGACTACAGTAAAGGAGATATTCCGGTTCTGGCAGTGAAGCTTCAGGAAATGTTCGGGTGCAGGTCCACCCCTACTGTGGCAGGCAGCATCCCGGTCATCCTTCATCTGCTCTCTCCTGCAGGCCGTCCTGTACAGGTGACAAGGGACATCATGGGTTTCTGGAAAGGGGCTTATAATGATGTCAGAAAAGAACTGAAAGGCCGGTATCCCAAACATCCATGGCCGGAAAACCCGCTGGAGGCAATCCCTACGAAGAAGACAAAAAACAGGACAAAAGTCTAG
- a CDS encoding ATP-binding protein, translating into MPENEKTALILIIDNEESICDECRHELTKSGFEVVTATEVTEGIRLAREIKPDMVFLDLNMPGMADINALEILSKDIPDIVLVVITSYASIDSAVEAIKKGAYDYLSKPFVPDHLRVVAQRCLEHRTLKIEARILREERDMFEKGFITFVSHEMRSPLVTVQQYLESLKVICSNNDNPQLNDILMKCSSRIKNLEDLVSHWLDLERVANKSFLKSKVPVNLPAVIRNAISDLSSISEKRGLIVKLEEPPEGLPDIMGDAESLLRVFVNIIGNATKYTDAGGSITTKISYDDYYINAEITDTGKGIPQDKLQFLFEPFYRVLGNREPYRGSGLGLTFCKKIMDAHNARIEVSSIEGTGTTFLLKFPR; encoded by the coding sequence ATGCCGGAGAATGAAAAAACCGCACTCATCCTGATTATAGACAATGAAGAATCTATCTGTGATGAGTGCAGGCATGAACTGACAAAGTCGGGGTTTGAAGTAGTAACAGCCACAGAGGTAACGGAAGGAATCCGTCTGGCACGGGAGATAAAGCCCGATATGGTCTTTCTTGACCTCAACATGCCGGGAATGGCTGATATAAACGCCCTTGAAATACTGTCAAAAGATATACCTGATATTGTTCTTGTAGTAATAACCTCATATGCATCGATTGATTCCGCGGTAGAAGCAATTAAAAAAGGGGCATACGACTATCTCTCCAAACCTTTTGTACCGGATCATTTAAGGGTTGTAGCACAGAGATGCCTGGAGCACAGGACACTCAAGATTGAGGCCAGGATACTCCGTGAAGAAAGGGATATGTTTGAAAAGGGCTTCATCACCTTCGTCAGCCATGAAATGCGCTCCCCTCTGGTAACAGTCCAGCAGTATCTTGAAAGCCTCAAGGTTATCTGTTCGAATAATGACAATCCGCAGCTGAATGATATACTCATGAAATGTAGCAGCCGGATAAAAAACCTTGAAGACCTTGTAAGCCACTGGCTGGATCTCGAAAGGGTTGCAAACAAATCATTCTTGAAGTCAAAGGTCCCCGTAAACCTTCCTGCCGTTATAAGAAACGCCATAAGCGATCTTTCATCAATATCTGAAAAAAGAGGGCTTATCGTAAAACTGGAAGAACCGCCTGAGGGACTCCCGGATATCATGGGAGATGCTGAAAGCCTTCTACGCGTTTTTGTCAATATCATCGGCAATGCAACCAAATATACGGATGCCGGAGGCAGTATCACAACAAAAATATCTTACGATGACTATTATATTAATGCTGAAATAACTGATACAGGCAAAGGCATCCCGCAGGACAAACTCCAGTTCCTGTTCGAACCTTTCTATCGTGTCCTCGGCAACAGGGAACCTTACAGGGGTTCAGGTCTCGGGCTCACATTCTGCAAAAAAATTATGGATGCACATAATGCCAGAATCGAAGTATCCTCGATAGAGGGGACAGGCACCACCTTCCTGCTGAAATTCCCAAGATAA